In Sandaracinaceae bacterium, the DNA window CCGGTACTCGACACCCGTCTCGACGTTGTCGTACTGCTCCACCCACAGCTGGGAGCTGACCCAGTGGAGGTCCATCGAGAGGTCGAGGCCGATGCTGGAGCGGTACTGGAAGCCGCCGTTGACCTGATGGAGCGAGGTGCGTTGGTCTTCGAAGAAGACTTCGAGGCCTGGCGGCGCCGCGTCCACGGGCGACACGTCGCTGATGGCGTAGTTCGCGTACACATCGAGACCGTCGATGGGGAACACGCGCGCGCCGATCTCACCACCGAGCTGACGGAAGCGGCCGTCGAGGTTGCTGAAGCGCGTGACGCCGAGCGCGAACGCCTCGACTTGCTCGTCATAGAACGACTCCGAGAGGGGCAGGGTCGCGATCTCGTTGAGGCCGATGAGGTTGTCGACGAAGTTGAGGTAGATGTTGACCTCGAGCGCGAAGTAGTCGGAGTCTTGGTTGGTGTAGCCGAGCTCCGTGGAGAGGATGCGCTCCGGCTGGAGGTTCGGGTTGCCCACCCCGAGCACGGTGGCGCCGCGCACGGGCGTGCGGTTCTCGAAGGCGAGGTACGACTCGATGAACGACGGGCTGCGGAACGCGGTGCCCACCGTGGCGCGCAGCGAGGACCCGTCGGTCAGGCGGCCGACGAGCGCGGCGCGCGGGGAGAAGCGCACCTTCGAGAGCAGCGGATGGCGGTCGACACGTGCGCTGACGGTCAGGCGCAGCCGCTCGTGCAGCGTGAGCACGTCCTGGAGGTACGCGTTGTAGTGGTCCTCGGTGGTGTCGTCGCCCCAGTCGAAGTCGAGCGACTTGAAGCGGTACCCGGCGCCGACGGAGAGGTTGTGGTCCACCAGGAAGTGGAAGCGCCGCGAGAAGCTCGCCTCCACATCGATGACGTGCGACTCGAACGAGCCGTCGGTCGCGAGGCCGCCCGGCACGAACTCGACCGTGTCCACGTTGGCTGTGAAGGCGTTCCAGTAGCCACGCAGCTGGATGCCCTGCGGCGTGTTGAACTGGACGTGGGACTGCGCGAACACGATGTCCGAGGTGTAGAGTTCGCGCAGACGGGCGATGCCCTGCACGGTATTCTCGGCTCCAGAGGTGACGGCTGTGCCGAACTGGAGGAGGTAGTCTTGGTCCTCACCGAGAGCGGTGCGGATGTCGGCGTTGAAGCGCAGGGCCCCGATGCTGCGGTTGGGGTTGGGCGACGAAGGCGCGATGTCTTGCCGGTTGGGGTCCACGAACAGCTGGAAGTTGTCGCGGTGCTCGTAGCTGGCACCGAAGCGGTAGCCGACGCGCCCCTCGCGCCCAGCCACCGAGGCGGCCATGCCGAAGGTGCCCGCGCTGCCGGCCAGCGCGGCCACATAGCTCTCGGCGTCAGCGGGGTTCTTCAAGATGATGTTGATGATGCCGCTGAAGGCGTCGGCGCCGTAGAGGGCGGCGGCCGGACCGCGAATGACCTCGATGCGCTCGATGTCGCGGATGTTGAACGGCACCAGCTGCAAGAACGGCGTGGCCAAGAAGTCGAGGCGGATGGTGCGGCCGTTGATCAAGACGAGGGTCTTGTTGGACTGGCGCTGGTTGAAGCCGCGCACGTTGACGTCGGTGTGGGCCGGCGTGGTGGACATGACCGAAACACCAGCAGCGCGGCGCAGGATCTCACCGAGCGAGATCTGCCCGGAGAGGCGAAGGTCCTGCGCGGTGATCGTGGTGGTCGAGTTCGGGGCGTCGATGGGCGACTCGGCGAAGCGCGAGGCCGAGATGATCTCCTCCTCGAACACGGAGCGCTGAGCGCCGAGCTGCTCGCCCGGGAGCGCCGCGGTCCCCGTCGCGGTCCCCGAGCCCGTCTCGGTTCCCGTGCCCGCCTCGGTCCCCGTGCCCGTCGCGGTCCCCGTGGTCGCGCCGCTGCCCCCAGCGCGCAGGGACTCGGCCAACGCACGCAGGCGGGCGGCGCGCTCTTGCAGCGCGGGGTTGCCGGTGGTCTCGTACAACACCTCGACCTGCACGGCGGCGTCCTCGATGGCACGCAGGTCGTCCTCGGAGACATCCACCTGTGGGGCGACCGCGGCCTCGGTGCCCTCGGTGGTGCCTTCCGTCGGGTCGGTGACCGCCACGGCGGACTCACCCACACGCTCGTGGATGGCCGCGATGAACTGGGCGACCTCCTCCCGGTCTGGGGGGTCCGAGTCCATGTACTGCTCGAAGTAGTCGAGCGCCTCTTCGTAGCGACCCGCCTCGGCATAGGCGCGGCCGATGTTGTAGAGCACGTTCGGGTGCGGAAGGATGTCGTACGCGACCTGCAGCTCGGCCACGCCAGCGTCCACCTGGCCCTCTTGGATCAAGGCCATCCCCGCGCGGAAGTGGCGGCGCGCTTCGGTGCGCACATCGGCCCGCGCGGTCGAGGCGACGAGCACGATCATCGACGCCGAGAGCGCCAGGACGAAGTTCCACGTGGCGCGTCGCATGCGTCCTCCCGAGCTAGTTTTCGTGGGGTGATTCATGGATCAATACGGCTCGAGTTTGTATCCCATGAGCCCAACCGAGGACTCGCTCCCTTCCATGGTGCCGGAAGTGGATGGGGTTCGGGAAGTAGTCGGTGGGCGCCGCGCGCGCTCGTCGTCGTCCAGCGGCTGGAGACGGCCGCTCACGTGCATGACGCGCCCCACCACCGTGCGAACGGCGTTCAGGTCGCGGTAGCCGTCGAGCTGGAAACGGAAGGTCACGCTACGGCCGCGTGCCGCGTCTTCACCCGTCCACGTTAGCGTGGCAGGCGTGGTGTGGACCACCTCGCTGTCGCCGATGCGCACCTGCGCGCCGGGCGGCTCCGACACGATGGTCACGACCGTCTCGAGGGCTCCTGGGGTCGCCACCGAGGGCTCGTCCGGCTGCACCACGTCCGCTGCCGGGGACGGCGTGGGCACGCTGGTGGGATGCTGGTTCTCGCTCGACCGCACCAACGCGAAGCCGCCGGCCGCGACGGAGAGCACCAGCAAGCCGACCAGCAGGAACCACTTCGCGCGGGTGCCGGTGCTGCGGGCGTCCGAGCTGGACGTGAGGCCACCCAGGCTCTCGAGCGCCGAATCGGGCCCCATGCCCGTGCCGAGCCCCGAATACGACAGCGTGGTCGACCCCGACGCGGTGCCGAACTCACCGCTCAGGCTCGCGTCGCCGCTACGAGAGACGGCCAGCCCTTGCTCGGTGGCCACGTGGGTCAGCGCCGAGAGCATCTCGTCCATGCTGGCGAAGCGGTCGCCCGGCGCCTTTGCCATGGAGCGGCGGACCAGCTGCTCGAGCCCGTAGGGCACCTCGACGTTGTGTGTCGCCATGGGAGGCACGTCCTCGTGGACGTGTGCCATGAGGATGTTCACGGAGTTGGCACGCTCGAACGGTGCGCGCCCCGTCAGCATCTCGTACAGCAGCACGCCCAGAGCATAGATGTCGGCGCGCCCGTCCACGCGGTCGCCTCGGATCTGCTCGGGCGACATGTACTTGGGCGAGCCCATGAACAGCCCGGTCTGCGTGAGGTCTTCGCCCTTGTCGCCGAGGTCCTTCACGAGGCCGAAGTCCAGCACCTTCACGAAGTCCTGCTGCTCACCGTGCGTGACCAGGAAGACGTTGGCGGGCTTCAGGTCTCGGTGAATGATGCCGAGCGAGTGGGCCTCGCGCAGGCTGCGGCAGATCTGCCGGGCGATGTGCGTGGCCTTGGCGGCCGAGAGCGGGGCTTCGTCGCGCAGGTAGCGGTGCAGCGTGCGCCCCTCCA includes these proteins:
- a CDS encoding TonB-dependent receptor; amino-acid sequence: MRRATWNFVLALSASMIVLVASTARADVRTEARRHFRAGMALIQEGQVDAGVAELQVAYDILPHPNVLYNIGRAYAEAGRYEEALDYFEQYMDSDPPDREEVAQFIAAIHERVGESAVAVTDPTEGTTEGTEAAVAPQVDVSEDDLRAIEDAAVQVEVLYETTGNPALQERAARLRALAESLRAGGSGATTGTATGTGTEAGTGTETGSGTATGTAALPGEQLGAQRSVFEEEIISASRFAESPIDAPNSTTTITAQDLRLSGQISLGEILRRAAGVSVMSTTPAHTDVNVRGFNQRQSNKTLVLINGRTIRLDFLATPFLQLVPFNIRDIERIEVIRGPAAALYGADAFSGIINIILKNPADAESYVAALAGSAGTFGMAASVAGREGRVGYRFGASYEHRDNFQLFVDPNRQDIAPSSPNPNRSIGALRFNADIRTALGEDQDYLLQFGTAVTSGAENTVQGIARLRELYTSDIVFAQSHVQFNTPQGIQLRGYWNAFTANVDTVEFVPGGLATDGSFESHVIDVEASFSRRFHFLVDHNLSVGAGYRFKSLDFDWGDDTTEDHYNAYLQDVLTLHERLRLTVSARVDRHPLLSKVRFSPRAALVGRLTDGSSLRATVGTAFRSPSFIESYLAFENRTPVRGATVLGVGNPNLQPERILSTELGYTNQDSDYFALEVNIYLNFVDNLIGLNEIATLPLSESFYDEQVEAFALGVTRFSNLDGRFRQLGGEIGARVFPIDGLDVYANYAISDVSPVDAAPPGLEVFFEDQRTSLHQVNGGFQYRSSIGLDLSMDLHWVSSQLWVEQYDNVETGVEYRSDDVPAYTLLNARVGWRLLDDKLELAVSGWNLLFNDVRMHPLGQRIDTRFLGHVDVRF
- a CDS encoding serine/threonine protein kinase, with product MIGRTINDRFRIVSLIARGGMGKVYRAEQAPLGRQIALKVLEATYEGDNDPEFHKRFFLEASTQSKLTHPNTVTIFDYGKTDDDVYFIAMELLEGRTLHRYLRDEAPLSAAKATHIARQICRSLREAHSLGIIHRDLKPANVFLVTHGEQQDFVKVLDFGLVKDLGDKGEDLTQTGLFMGSPKYMSPEQIRGDRVDGRADIYALGVLLYEMLTGRAPFERANSVNILMAHVHEDVPPMATHNVEVPYGLEQLVRRSMAKAPGDRFASMDEMLSALTHVATEQGLAVSRSGDASLSGEFGTASGSTTLSYSGLGTGMGPDSALESLGGLTSSSDARSTGTRAKWFLLVGLLVLSVAAGGFALVRSSENQHPTSVPTPSPAADVVQPDEPSVATPGALETVVTIVSEPPGAQVRIGDSEVVHTTPATLTWTGEDAARGRSVTFRFQLDGYRDLNAVRTVVGRVMHVSGRLQPLDDDERARRPPTTSRTPSTSGTMEGSESSVGLMGYKLEPY